In Acaryochloris marina S15, a single genomic region encodes these proteins:
- a CDS encoding GFA family protein: MQTLSGRCLCEGIAYEISGELGPIFNCHCSKCRRWHGAAFRTRATITTQQFKWIKGEDLLSRYHSSEFVVKHFCSVCGSNLISTYDNAPDKIGIPLGGLDQAPHNAPEGHIYVGSKSPWFTITDDLPQHDIWPGSHAKVRETR, from the coding sequence ATGCAAACACTAAGTGGTCGCTGTCTCTGCGAAGGGATAGCTTATGAGATTTCAGGCGAACTGGGTCCCATTTTTAACTGTCATTGCTCAAAATGCAGGCGCTGGCATGGAGCTGCTTTTCGCACCCGAGCCACCATTACCACTCAGCAATTTAAGTGGATTAAAGGTGAAGACTTACTGTCTCGCTACCATTCTTCCGAGTTTGTAGTGAAGCATTTTTGTTCTGTCTGTGGCTCCAATCTCATCAGCACCTATGACAATGCGCCTGATAAGATCGGTATTCCATTAGGCGGGCTAGATCAAGCGCCTCACAATGCACCAGAGGGACACATTTACGTGGGGTCTAAATCTCCTTGGTTCACCATTACAGATGACCTCCCCCAGCACGATATCTGGCCAGGCAGCCATGCCAAAGTCCGTGAGACCCGATAA
- a CDS encoding flavin prenyltransferase UbiX yields MSHSNSPLPVTLGVSGASGLLYAVRTIKFLLRANYSIELVASKATYQVWQAEQNIRMPADPGKQEQFWRQQADEWGGKLTCHAATNVGAGIASGSFRTLGMLVIPCSMSTVAKIAAGLSSSLLERTADVHLKERRPLVIVPRETPFSLIHLRNLTTLAEAGARIVPAIPAWYHNPQTIEDLADFVVARALDQLGIDCVPLQRWQGTEPTA; encoded by the coding sequence GTGTCTCACTCTAACTCACCGCTACCCGTTACTTTAGGCGTTTCTGGTGCATCAGGATTACTCTATGCTGTACGCACGATTAAGTTCTTGCTCCGAGCAAATTATTCGATTGAACTGGTGGCTTCTAAGGCCACTTACCAGGTTTGGCAAGCCGAGCAAAATATTCGTATGCCCGCTGATCCCGGTAAGCAAGAGCAATTTTGGCGTCAGCAAGCCGATGAATGGGGTGGGAAGTTAACCTGCCATGCCGCCACTAACGTCGGTGCAGGGATTGCCAGCGGCTCCTTTCGCACCCTGGGGATGCTGGTGATTCCTTGCAGTATGAGTACGGTGGCTAAAATTGCTGCGGGTCTCAGTTCTAGCCTATTAGAACGGACGGCCGATGTTCACCTGAAGGAACGACGCCCTTTAGTGATCGTGCCTAGAGAAACCCCCTTTAGCCTGATTCACCTGCGAAATCTGACTACTTTGGCAGAGGCTGGAGCCCGGATTGTGCCTGCGATTCCTGCTTGGTACCACAACCCCCAAACCATCGAAGACTTGGCAGACTTTGTGGTAGCTCGAGCTTTAGATCAACTCGGGATAGATTGTGTGCCACTTCAGCGTTGGCAGGGCACTGAACCGACTGCCTAG
- a CDS encoding VanZ family protein — protein MNKTLFSSKGLTLLSWLFWMAIMVQFSTQRWGGEQTQSILTALLNLSVPALLNGLSPEQLHTLNFIVRKGAHLTEYAILTTLCFTMGTFGFQKPWKSVLPFAVLGSALFAITDEIHQNFVPNRGASPIDVLIDITGALIAVSLISLWKTRFQPNPPQNL, from the coding sequence GTGAACAAAACTCTTTTTTCATCCAAAGGCTTAACCCTTCTAAGTTGGCTATTTTGGATGGCGATAATGGTTCAATTTTCTACCCAGCGATGGGGGGGTGAACAAACCCAATCCATTCTGACAGCGCTTCTAAATTTGAGTGTGCCAGCTCTGCTCAATGGGCTTAGCCCAGAGCAATTGCACACCTTGAACTTTATCGTTCGCAAGGGTGCTCATTTGACGGAATATGCCATTCTCACCACCCTTTGCTTCACAATGGGGACATTCGGGTTCCAAAAGCCTTGGAAATCAGTCTTACCCTTTGCAGTCCTAGGTTCAGCACTCTTTGCGATCACTGATGAAATCCATCAGAATTTTGTCCCGAATCGCGGTGCTTCTCCTATAGATGTGCTGATTGATATTACCGGTGCATTGATTGCAGTCAGCTTGATTAGTCTTTGGAAGACTCGTTTTCAACCCAATCCCCCACAAAACCTATGA
- a CDS encoding VOC family protein, whose translation MTVTQLLHTALLVQDLERSRQFYGEVLGLTECPRPFDFPGAWYQIGPQQLHVMVSPDYVARQANQERWGRNRHVALAVSDLEDCQTQLTAAGVTYQLSHSGRAALFVHDPDGNIIELSQVDAPPSQD comes from the coding sequence ATGACGGTTACTCAGTTATTACATACAGCCTTGCTCGTGCAGGATTTAGAGCGATCTCGGCAGTTTTATGGCGAGGTGTTGGGATTAACGGAATGTCCCCGTCCATTTGATTTTCCAGGGGCTTGGTATCAAATCGGCCCTCAGCAACTGCACGTCATGGTGTCCCCCGATTATGTCGCCCGACAGGCCAATCAAGAACGATGGGGACGCAATCGCCATGTGGCCCTGGCAGTCTCTGATCTAGAAGACTGTCAAACCCAGTTAACGGCAGCTGGAGTAACCTATCAATTAAGCCATTCGGGCCGAGCTGCTTTATTTGTGCACGATCCAGATGGCAATATTATTGAGCTGAGTCAAGTCGATGCCCCACCTAGCCAGGATTGA